One window from the genome of Roseisolibacter agri encodes:
- a CDS encoding carboxymuconolactone decarboxylase family protein produces the protein MRIAPLDLTVAAPDARTAAADHAREVGRITNMKRTLLHSVPAFNALMTWYDLRDTVSPFLGARLTTLFAHAVSSETDCLICSTFFRRLLIESGEDPDHLALTQVEADVVAFGRALAVTPHHVPDAVFAPLRARYSDAQLVALTAFGALMVATNVINNALGVPLDDYLQPFRK, from the coding sequence ATGCGCATCGCGCCGCTCGACCTCACCGTCGCCGCTCCGGACGCGCGGACCGCCGCCGCCGATCACGCGCGCGAGGTGGGCCGCATCACGAACATGAAGCGCACGCTCCTGCACTCGGTGCCGGCGTTCAACGCGCTCATGACGTGGTACGACCTGCGCGACACGGTCTCGCCGTTCCTGGGCGCGCGGCTCACCACGCTCTTCGCGCACGCCGTCTCGTCCGAGACGGACTGCCTGATCTGCAGCACCTTCTTCCGCCGCCTGCTGATCGAGTCGGGCGAGGATCCCGATCACCTCGCGCTGACGCAGGTGGAAGCCGACGTCGTCGCGTTCGGCCGCGCGCTCGCCGTCACGCCGCACCACGTGCCGGACGCCGTGTTTGCGCCGCTGCGCGCGCGCTACTCCGACGCGCAGCTGGTCGCGCTCACCGCCTTCGGCGCGCTGATGGTCGCGACCAACGTGATCAACAACGCGCTCGGCGTGCCGCTCGACGACTACCTCCAGCCGTTCCGCAAGTGA